Proteins co-encoded in one Aethina tumida isolate Nest 87 chromosome 7, icAetTumi1.1, whole genome shotgun sequence genomic window:
- the LOC109594554 gene encoding beta-1,3-glucan-binding protein-like, whose product MLLVFVCVAAASLASAEHDQGLYQVPDPTIVTHPRGFEVSIPDDDGIQLFAFHGNINKPLEGWAAGTFSRDVLKKTKDRWVFKDKRTRLHPGDTIYYWLFVIKDNLGYRYDDGVYTVPVTDDDFEDDIKTSGKPFEGTENLPPLRTECNQTVLKSKDDLYQEILINITSNMIKKDEQIKDLEDNNTILRKILEDSPTALSLTFAGVLPPGEDALYTVINLLRNKLLISDVKVKNVKYNDNKTISFEVFDLDDKIKIVGAAIDKLRDSKIKLMYY is encoded by the exons ATGTTGTTGGTGTTTGTGTGTGTTGCGGCCGCCAGTTTGGCCAGTGCCGAACATGATCAAGGTCTCTATCAGGTCCCGGACCCGACCATCGTTACACATCCCCGAGGCTTCGAAGTCAGCATTCCAGACGATGATGGCATACAATTGTTTGCGTTCCATGGCAACATCAATAAGCCCTTAGAGGGATGGGCCGCGGGCACATTCTCCAGGGATGTGCTCAAGAAGACCAAGGATAGATGGGTGTTTAAAGACAAACGCACCAGGCTGCACCCCGGAGATACGATCTACTATTGGCTCTTCGTCATCAAAGACAATTTGGGTTATAGATACGATGACGGCGTTTACACAGTTCCAG TTACAGATGATGATTTCGAAGATGACATTAAAACTTCAGGAAAACCGTTTGAGGGGACTGAAAACTTGCCACCACTGAGAACCGAATGCAACCAAACAGTACTTAAATCTAAAGACGACTTGTATCAAGAAatcctaattaatattactagcAACATGATTAAAAAAGACGAGCAAATAAAGGATCTCGaagataataatacaatattgagGAAAATACTCGAAGACTCTCCCACTGCTTTATCATTGACTTTTGCGGGAGTTTTGCCTCCTGGTGAAGATGCGTTGTATACCGTTATAAATTTACTCAGAAATAAACTTCTGATTTCTGATGTAAaagtgaaaaatgttaaatataatgacAATAAGACTATTAGTTTTGAAGTATTTGATTTagatgacaaaattaaaattgtcggTGCAGctattgataaattaagagattctaaaataaaacttatgtattattag